The following are encoded in a window of Strigops habroptila isolate Jane chromosome 9, bStrHab1.2.pri, whole genome shotgun sequence genomic DNA:
- the GJB1 gene encoding gap junction beta-1 protein, with translation MNWAGLYTVLSGVNRHSTAIGRIWLSVIFIFRIMVLVVAAESVWGDEKSAFTCNTQQPGCNSVCYDHFFPISHIRLWALQLILVTTPALLVAMHVAYQQHQEKKLLVLTGHADPKHMEEVKKHKMRIAGSLWWTYVCSVVFRLLFEAVFMYIFYMLYPGYQMMRLVKCEAYPCPNTVDCFISRPTEKTIFTVFMLVTSSICIVLNMAELVYLVVRACARRGQHNSNPSSGKGSFYGHKLSSEYKQNEINQLLTEQDGSLKDMLRRNPGLQEKGDRCSAC, from the coding sequence ATGAACTGGGCTGGCCTGTACACAGTGCTGAGCGGGGTGAACCGCCACTCCACCGCCATCGGGCGCATCTGGCTCTCCGTCATCTTCATCTTCCGGATAATGGTGCTCGTGGTGGCAGCAGAGAGCGTGTGGGGGGACGAGAAGTCTGCCTTCACCTGCAACacccagcagcctggctgcaaCAGTGTCTGCTATGACCACTTCTTCCCTATCTCCCATATCCGTCTGTGGGCCCTGCAGCTCATCCTCGTCACCACGCCAGCCCTCCTCGTGGCCATGCACGTGGCCTACCAGCAGCATCAGGAAAagaagctgctggtgctgacGGGGCATGCAGATCCCAAGCACATGGAGGAGGTGAAGAAGCACAAGATGCGCATAGCGGGTTCACTGTGGTGGACGTATGTCTGCAGTGTGGTCTTCAGGCTGCTCTTCGAGGCTGTGTTTATGTACATCTTTTACATGCTCTACCCGGGCTACCAGATGATGCGGCTGGTCAAGTGCGAGGCTTACCCCTGCCCCAACACCGTTGACTGCTTCATCTCCCGGCCCACAGAGAAGACCATCTTCACCGTTTTCATGCTGGTCACCTCCAGCATATGCATTGTCCTCAACATGGCAGAGCTGGTCTACCTGGTGGTGAGGGCCTGTGCCCGCCGAGGCCAGCACAACTCCAACCCCTCGTCAGGGAAGGGCTCCTTCTATGGGCACAAGCTCTCCTCTGAGTACAAGCAGAACGAGATCAACCAGCTGTTGACGGAGCAGGACGGCTCCCTCAAGGACATGCTGCGCCGCAACCCCGGGCTGCAGGAGAAGGGCGACCGCTGCTCTGCCTGCTAG
- the LOC115603083 gene encoding gap junction alpha-3 protein-like, with product MGDWSLLGRLLENAQEHSTVVGKVWLTVLFVFRILVLGAAAERVWGDELSGFSCDTQQPGCQNACYDSTFPISHLHFWVLQIIFVSTPSLIYLGHILHLVHLEEKAQQQAVARAVSGARRQRSRQPRLPAGDMRGRVCMRGAILRTYVCNVVFKALLEVGFIVGQYALYGFQLKPLYTCSRWPCPNTVNCYISRPTEKTIFILFMLGVACVSLLLNMVEIYHLGFTKCWKGPGPKSHVTLPGSSSPTAPGRTPPSLTPLKKGGAWLGVASGSHRKVRGADLAV from the coding sequence ATGGGGGACTGGAGCCTGCTGGGGCGGCTGCTGGAGAATGCCCAGGAACACTCCACGGTGGTGGGGAAGGTCTGGCTCACTGTTCTCTTCGTCTTCCGCATCCTGGTGCTGGGGGCGGCCGCTGAGCGAGTCTGGGGTGATGAGCTGTCTGGCTTCTCCTGTGACACACAGCAGCCCGGCTGCCAGAACGCCTGTTATGACAGCACCTTCCCCATCTCCCACCTCCACTTCTGGGTCCTGCAGATCATCTTTGTCTCCACTCCCAGCCTCATATATCTGGGCCACATCCTGCACCTGGTGCACCTTGAGGAGAAGGCACAGCAGCAAGCGGTGGCACGGGCCGTCAGCGGGGCCCGGCGGCAGCGCTCGAGGCAGCCCCGGCTCCCTGCAGGGGACATGCGGGGACGGGTCTGCATGCGGGGAGCCATCCTGAGGACATATGTCTGCAATGTTGTCTTCAAGGCTCTCTTGGAGGTGGGCTTCATTGTGGGCCAGTATGCCTTGTATGGGTTCCAGCTGAAGCCCCTCTACACCTGCAGCCGCTGGCCCTGCCCCAACACCGTCAACTGCTACATCTCCCGACCCACCGAGAAGACCATCTTCATCCTCTTCATGCTGGGGGTGGCCTGCGTGTCCTTGCTGCTCAACATGGTGGAGATCTACCATCTGGGTTTCACCAAGTGCTGGAAGGGGCCAGGCCCCAAGTCCCACGTCACCCTgcccggcagcagcagccccacagctcctggCAGAACTCCCCCCAGCCTCACACCCCTGAAGAAGGGGGGTGCATGGCTAGGGGTGGCCAGTGGGTCCCACAGGAAGGTGCGAGGGGCAGACCTGGCAGTGTGA